The following coding sequences lie in one Mycoplasma crocodyli MP145 genomic window:
- the proS gene encoding proline--tRNA ligase, whose protein sequence is MKELEKITPLEVDFPKWYTDVVKQGNLIAYGPAKGTLIFKPNSYGIWELIQENLNKIFKEKDVENVYLPLLIPESLFNLERDHLEGFNPELATVTHVGDKELSEKYFIRPTSEVLFADLFKNSIESYNDLPIIYNQWANVVRWEKTTNPFLRSREFLWQEGHTCHSDPIEARRFTRGMITTYSKFLKNFLAIPTIIGKKTPYEKFAGACSTYTIEAMMKDGRALQAGTSHYLAQNFSKPYSILFKNKKNEDEYVYQTSWGVSTRLLGAIIMTHGDNRGVIIPPRVAPVQIDLIELFAAKSPKVKEVSDELFELLRRKWRVRVDKSDKQPGFKAANSEIQGVPLRIEIGPRDLENNQVTLVRRDTLEKIVMNYKEVKEKVQTILDEIHENLFNKAKERLDSKTVWVSNYEEFKKEIEKNNFVIAPFCCLDEAEMKIKEETGATSRCIPKTIDKPDESMDCIFDTCKSKTNRYVVFAKAY, encoded by the coding sequence ATGAAAGAACTAGAAAAAATAACCCCTTTGGAAGTGGACTTTCCAAAGTGATATACAGATGTCGTTAAGCAAGGAAATTTAATTGCTTATGGTCCAGCAAAAGGTACATTAATCTTCAAACCAAACTCATATGGTATTTGAGAGTTAATTCAAGAAAATCTTAATAAGATTTTTAAAGAAAAGGATGTTGAAAACGTTTATTTACCTTTACTAATTCCTGAAAGTCTTTTTAATCTTGAAAGAGATCATCTTGAAGGTTTTAACCCTGAATTAGCAACAGTAACTCATGTAGGAGACAAAGAATTAAGTGAAAAATATTTCATAAGACCTACTTCAGAAGTTTTATTTGCTGATTTGTTTAAAAACTCAATTGAATCTTACAATGACTTACCTATTATATATAACCAATGAGCCAATGTAGTTAGATGAGAAAAAACAACAAACCCATTTTTAAGAAGTAGAGAATTTTTATGACAAGAAGGTCATACATGTCACTCAGATCCAATTGAAGCCAGAAGGTTTACAAGAGGAATGATTACAACATATTCTAAATTCCTTAAAAATTTCTTAGCTATCCCTACTATTATAGGTAAGAAAACACCATATGAAAAATTCGCGGGAGCTTGTTCAACTTATACAATTGAGGCAATGATGAAAGACGGAAGAGCACTTCAAGCAGGTACCAGCCATTACTTAGCACAGAACTTTTCTAAACCATATTCAATTCTTTTTAAAAACAAAAAAAATGAAGATGAATATGTTTATCAAACTTCATGAGGTGTTTCAACAAGACTTTTAGGTGCGATTATTATGACACACGGAGACAACAGAGGTGTAATCATTCCTCCAAGAGTAGCTCCTGTCCAAATAGATTTAATTGAATTATTTGCTGCAAAATCTCCAAAAGTAAAAGAAGTTAGTGATGAATTATTTGAACTATTAAGAAGAAAATGAAGAGTTAGAGTTGACAAATCAGATAAACAACCCGGTTTTAAAGCTGCTAATAGCGAAATTCAAGGAGTTCCTCTTAGAATAGAAATAGGTCCAAGAGACTTAGAAAATAATCAAGTAACACTAGTAAGAAGAGATACATTAGAAAAAATTGTAATGAACTATAAAGAAGTTAAAGAAAAAGTTCAAACTATTTTAGATGAAATTCATGAAAATCTTTTTAATAAGGCTAAAGAAAGACTTGATAGCAAAACTGTATGAGTATCAAATTACGAAGAATTCAAAAAAGAAATTGAAAAGAATAATTTTGTAATAGCTCCATTTTGTTGTTTAGATGAAGCTGAAATGAAAATAAAGGAAGAAACTGGTGCAACATCTAGATGTATTCCAAAAACAATTGACAAGCCAGATGAATCTATGGATTGCATTTTCGACACCTGTAAATCAAAAACAAATAGATATGTTGTTTTTGCAAAGGCATATTAA
- a CDS encoding MG284/MPN403 family protein, which translates to MNTQTNENDLYRQQCKVVQEICQLKLLNEKLASVRMFKEKLKGAINATYNNTEEISRIEQAKNQSTDLIDFVLKNMTPFNSWLIKNAFMTKNEQLMGHWYEEYFSKTTYYKKKKEAINEFMALYFDYKQLQL; encoded by the coding sequence ATGAATACTCAAACAAATGAAAATGATCTTTATAGACAACAGTGCAAGGTTGTTCAAGAAATTTGCCAACTTAAATTGTTGAATGAAAAATTAGCTAGTGTTAGAATGTTCAAAGAAAAATTAAAAGGAGCAATAAATGCTACATACAACAACACAGAAGAGATTTCAAGAATTGAACAAGCAAAAAATCAATCAACTGATTTGATTGACTTTGTACTTAAAAACATGACGCCTTTTAATTCATGATTAATAAAAAATGCATTTATGACTAAAAATGAACAATTAATGGGTCATTGGTATGAAGAATACTTTTCAAAAACAACATACTATAAGAAGAAAAAGGAAGCTATAAACGAGTTTATGGCGCTATATTTTGATTACAAGCAACTACAGTTATAA
- a CDS encoding MHO_1590 family protein yields MTKRSKLFILSTCAIGFCAVITPIVVMSLSKTKKPIDNEENISKKEKTDNFFPDWKVEMFDDFIVFENDKNIFNENIIAYFIQQTIKRLRVGEGQLKYDYKFNESKTILNIWVELKTKEGNIQRKKYYFSVDEL; encoded by the coding sequence ATGACTAAAAGAAGTAAACTTTTTATCTTAAGTACCTGTGCTATAGGCTTTTGTGCAGTTATAACTCCTATTGTTGTAATGTCATTAAGTAAAACAAAAAAACCAATAGATAATGAAGAAAATATTAGCAAAAAAGAAAAGACTGATAACTTTTTTCCTGATTGAAAAGTAGAAATGTTTGATGATTTTATAGTTTTCGAAAACGATAAAAATATTTTTAATGAAAATATAATAGCATACTTCATACAACAAACAATTAAACGTTTAAGGGTTGGCGAAGGTCAATTAAAATATGATTACAAATTTAATGAATCAAAAACCATATTAAACATTTGAGTTGAGTTAAAAACTAAAGAAGGCAATATTCAAAGAAAAAAATATTATTTTTCAGTTGATGAACTATAA
- a CDS encoding phosphopantetheine-binding protein produces MKIQDTIIKKLENLSKKKVDINSKLEDLNIDSLDLADLIIDAEKEFNISIPDEELNKIKSVKEIVILIEKLKS; encoded by the coding sequence ATGAAAATTCAAGATACAATTATTAAAAAATTAGAAAATCTTTCTAAAAAGAAAGTTGATATAAATTCTAAGTTAGAAGATTTAAATATAGATTCACTTGATTTAGCAGACTTAATTATAGATGCTGAAAAGGAATTTAATATATCTATTCCCGATGAAGAATTAAACAAAATAAAGTCAGTAAAAGAAATAGTTATATTGATTGAAAAATTAAAATCTTAA
- a CDS encoding NAD(P)H-dependent glycerol-3-phosphate dehydrogenase: protein MHKSKICFIGTGAWASALATVVSKNNHQVSMYGINELEISDINKGKNTKYFGSKLFNNPENIKATNDLSEALKDADVVVLAVPSQSIRSILKKLQEELKTKKVDLINVVKGIDEDSELLFSELIIKKFRRNVKNFATLIGPSFAVEVFENLLTMINVIGIDVNYLAKVTRIFSNDTFRLVINEEEKGSELFAALKNVLAIGLGMINFFLPSKNTHAAVLSIGVKEIYQVYKKVYPNSKDSIGYELAGIGDIFLTCSSSKSRNYSFGYKISEYGLKAALEKESKTIEGYYTAKILSKIIEKHELITPFLKSIIDVLFNKKNPYKVLDFIEEYN from the coding sequence ATGCATAAAAGTAAAATTTGTTTTATTGGAACCGGGGCATGAGCATCTGCTTTGGCTACTGTGGTTTCAAAAAACAATCACCAAGTCAGCATGTACGGTATAAATGAATTGGAAATTAGCGATATTAATAAAGGCAAAAATACCAAATATTTTGGAAGTAAACTCTTTAATAATCCTGAAAATATTAAAGCTACAAACGATTTAAGTGAAGCATTGAAAGATGCTGATGTAGTTGTTTTAGCTGTTCCATCTCAATCTATTAGATCAATTTTGAAAAAATTACAAGAAGAATTAAAAACAAAAAAGGTTGACTTAATCAACGTTGTAAAAGGAATAGATGAAGATAGTGAACTTCTTTTTTCAGAACTAATTATCAAAAAATTTAGAAGAAATGTTAAAAATTTTGCTACTCTAATTGGTCCATCATTTGCAGTTGAAGTTTTTGAAAACTTACTAACAATGATTAATGTTATAGGTATTGATGTTAATTATCTGGCAAAAGTAACTAGAATTTTTAGTAACGATACTTTTAGACTTGTTATTAACGAGGAAGAAAAAGGAAGTGAATTATTTGCTGCTTTAAAAAACGTTCTTGCTATTGGATTAGGAATGATAAACTTTTTCTTACCAAGTAAAAACACGCATGCCGCAGTTTTATCGATTGGAGTAAAAGAAATTTATCAAGTTTATAAAAAAGTTTATCCCAATTCAAAAGACTCAATTGGCTATGAACTAGCAGGAATTGGAGATATTTTTCTAACTTGCTCATCATCAAAAAGTAGAAATTATAGCTTTGGTTACAAAATTTCAGAATATGGTTTAAAGGCGGCTTTAGAGAAAGAAAGCAAAACTATTGAAGGATATTATACGGCTAAAATTCTTTCAAAAATTATTGAAAAACATGAATTGATTACTCCTTTTTTAAAAAGTATAATTGATGTTTTATTTAACAAAAAGAATCCATATAAGGTTTTAGATTTTATAGAAGAGTACAATTAA
- the tig gene encoding trigger factor, translating into MSKIRIDKDKQVVVVPVVVSKEDWSKIISTTRLNIAKTIKIPGFRIGANIPQHVLDKHISNQDVMERGLQQAIRANREQAYKLAEKESKNIFYEPHINVIKLSFEELEMEYEFPMLPNFDNLDVKGIKVNSEFTKFSEKLVENEIHEMAAKFSAFKTKKEAAALGDVVVIDFKGFINNEAFEGGEAEKFELTLGSKQFIPGFEDQLVGKKAGWKGEIKVTFPDTYYVKQYRNKETIFEIVIHEVKTKDVPELKEEIISTFNLPGVSTMKQLKDYLGASVRRDLIRKAKTSFIDHLIEEVINKFDIKLNEILYTKRVDELNKDFNESLKQNGLKRAEYLEVTKATEEDIMAELRKSAEKEVKSQYVISELFKKYSTEPKTEDIEKEFDKISKKYNLPVEIVKAQINEEVVKSSLQEEQFIDATLKIVNPELHKNIEKATKDLDEFEAKGLKEIAKEKAEKEPAVDKKPATKKATTTKAKAEK; encoded by the coding sequence ATGTCAAAAATAAGAATAGATAAAGATAAACAAGTGGTTGTTGTTCCAGTTGTTGTGTCAAAAGAAGACTGAAGTAAAATAATAAGTACTACAAGACTAAACATTGCTAAAACAATAAAAATACCTGGTTTTAGAATTGGTGCTAATATTCCACAACACGTTTTAGATAAACACATCTCAAACCAAGATGTTATGGAAAGAGGGTTACAACAAGCAATTAGAGCGAATAGAGAACAAGCTTATAAGTTAGCAGAAAAAGAATCTAAAAATATTTTTTATGAACCTCATATCAATGTTATTAAACTATCTTTTGAAGAATTAGAAATGGAATATGAGTTTCCAATGCTTCCTAACTTCGACAATTTAGATGTAAAAGGAATTAAAGTTAATTCTGAATTCACAAAATTTAGTGAAAAATTAGTTGAAAACGAAATTCACGAAATGGCTGCTAAATTTTCAGCTTTCAAAACAAAAAAAGAAGCAGCTGCATTAGGTGATGTAGTAGTTATAGACTTCAAAGGATTTATTAATAATGAAGCATTTGAAGGTGGTGAAGCAGAAAAATTTGAATTAACACTTGGTTCAAAACAATTCATACCAGGTTTTGAAGATCAACTTGTTGGTAAAAAAGCCGGATGAAAAGGCGAAATTAAAGTTACTTTCCCAGATACATATTACGTAAAACAATATAGAAACAAAGAAACAATTTTTGAAATCGTAATACACGAAGTTAAAACGAAAGATGTTCCAGAATTAAAAGAAGAAATAATATCAACATTTAATTTACCAGGCGTATCAACAATGAAACAATTGAAAGATTACTTAGGTGCTTCTGTTAGAAGAGACTTAATTAGAAAAGCTAAAACATCATTTATCGATCATTTGATTGAAGAAGTTATCAATAAATTTGATATTAAATTAAATGAGATTTTATATACAAAAAGAGTTGATGAATTAAACAAAGATTTTAATGAATCATTAAAACAAAACGGTCTTAAAAGAGCTGAATATTTAGAAGTTACAAAAGCAACTGAAGAAGATATTATGGCCGAATTAAGAAAGAGTGCTGAAAAAGAAGTTAAATCTCAATATGTAATTTCTGAATTATTCAAAAAGTATTCAACAGAACCAAAAACAGAAGATATTGAAAAGGAATTTGATAAAATTTCTAAAAAATACAACTTACCTGTTGAAATAGTTAAAGCTCAAATTAATGAAGAAGTTGTTAAATCTTCTCTTCAAGAAGAACAATTTATTGATGCAACATTAAAAATCGTTAACCCTGAGTTACACAAAAATATTGAAAAAGCAACAAAAGATTTAGATGAATTTGAAGCAAAAGGTCTTAAAGAAATAGCAAAAGAAAAGGCAGAAAAAGAACCTGCTGTTGATAAAAAACCAGCAACAAAAAAGGCTACAACAACTAAGGCAAAAGCAGAAAAATAG
- a CDS encoding energy-coupling factor transporter transmembrane component T family protein, translating into MKSVFGRYLPGNSLLYRMDPRLKVVITLLYIIFVFLAHYFIDLLIIIVPLWIGYIITTKRVLPLIKLIKFPLFISLVILLVNIYSLKYGENLNPNAAFGYDKIITEFPEFRLIIWPKYGYALTYEAINKAIALFFRIYTMILITTLLTNTTKPILLTKALEDLMFPLKLLFVPVHIVAMIISIALRFIPTLLDEANRIMKAQSSRGVDFKNGKMKEKIIAFTTLIIPLFVSSFAKAEDLSYAMETRGYDPYAKRSKYRKLTFGLKDVIISLFILLLITFLIINIYNVNSYLPSWYIKTLVV; encoded by the coding sequence ATGAAAAGTGTTTTTGGTAGATATCTTCCAGGTAATTCATTACTTTATAGAATGGATCCAAGACTAAAAGTGGTGATTACTTTGTTATATATAATATTCGTATTTTTAGCTCATTATTTTATTGATTTATTGATAATTATAGTTCCTCTTTGAATTGGTTATATTATTACAACTAAAAGAGTTCTTCCGCTTATAAAACTTATAAAATTTCCGTTATTTATTTCGCTTGTGATTTTATTAGTTAATATTTACTCGCTTAAATATGGTGAAAACTTAAATCCTAATGCAGCGTTTGGTTATGATAAAATAATAACAGAGTTTCCTGAATTTAGGCTCATCATTTGACCTAAATACGGATATGCTTTGACTTATGAGGCTATAAACAAGGCTATTGCACTATTTTTTAGAATATATACAATGATTCTTATAACAACTCTTTTAACAAATACTACTAAGCCAATATTACTTACAAAGGCACTTGAAGATTTAATGTTTCCATTAAAACTTCTCTTTGTACCGGTTCATATAGTCGCTATGATTATTTCGATTGCTCTTAGATTTATTCCTACATTACTTGATGAGGCAAACAGAATTATGAAGGCTCAATCTTCAAGAGGCGTTGACTTTAAAAATGGTAAAATGAAGGAAAAAATAATTGCTTTTACTACATTAATTATTCCGTTATTTGTTTCATCATTTGCTAAAGCAGAAGATTTGTCTTATGCCATGGAAACAAGAGGATATGATCCATATGCAAAAAGATCTAAATATCGTAAGTTAACTTTTGGTTTAAAAGACGTGATAATTTCTTTGTTTATTCTTCTTCTTATAACTTTCTTAATAATAAATATTTACAATGTAAATTCTTACTTGCCAAGTTGATATATAAAAACATTGGTTGTATAA
- a CDS encoding energy-coupling factor transporter ATPase has protein sequence MKIIVRELSHIFNKKTPMVFKALNNVNVTIEQGEYIGIIGQTGSGKTTFIEHLNALLLPEDGTIEWIFRNEKTNKKTKEVEVYLDKITVKKSRKKKVKNVKDIRKRVGTVFQFAEYQLFKATIEEDIMFGPMSFGVTKAEAKERAKKYIEIVGLDESYLERSPFALSGGQKRRVALAGILAMELDFLVVDEPTAGLDPVGVVEILEIFKKLHDMGKTVINVTHDLDNILAYSKRVLLFKDGQIIKDGETYPILKDTKFLLDNNLQPPKLLHFVSKLEEKGLEVPKVINIQELADFLNQWREGK, from the coding sequence ATGAAAATAATTGTTAGAGAATTAAGTCATATTTTTAACAAAAAAACTCCAATGGTTTTTAAAGCTCTTAATAATGTTAATGTTACAATTGAACAAGGTGAGTATATTGGAATAATTGGACAAACAGGTTCTGGAAAGACAACTTTTATAGAGCACTTAAACGCCTTGCTTTTACCTGAAGATGGAACAATTGAGTGAATTTTTAGAAATGAAAAAACAAACAAAAAAACAAAAGAAGTCGAAGTATATCTTGATAAAATAACTGTTAAAAAATCAAGAAAAAAGAAAGTTAAAAATGTTAAAGATATAAGAAAAAGAGTTGGAACAGTTTTCCAATTCGCTGAGTATCAATTGTTTAAAGCCACTATTGAAGAAGATATTATGTTTGGTCCAATGTCTTTTGGTGTTACAAAAGCAGAAGCTAAGGAAAGAGCAAAAAAATATATTGAAATAGTTGGACTTGATGAATCATACCTTGAAAGAAGTCCGTTTGCACTAAGTGGTGGTCAAAAAAGAAGAGTAGCTTTAGCGGGGATTTTAGCCATGGAACTTGATTTTCTAGTCGTTGATGAACCAACAGCAGGACTTGATCCAGTTGGTGTTGTGGAAATTCTAGAAATATTCAAGAAACTCCATGATATGGGAAAAACAGTTATTAATGTTACTCATGATTTAGATAATATTTTAGCTTACTCAAAAAGAGTTCTTCTTTTTAAAGACGGTCAAATTATTAAAGATGGCGAAACTTATCCAATTTTAAAAGATACAAAGTTTTTACTTGATAATAATCTTCAACCCCCTAAGTTGCTACATTTTGTAAGTAAATTAGAAGAAAAAGGATTAGAAGTTCCTAAAGTTATAAACATTCAAGAACTTGCCGATTTTCTTAATCAATGAAGGGAGGGTAAATAA
- a CDS encoding energy-coupling factor transporter ATPase, producing MVKVDNITFSYNESSKPALSEVSFEIEHGQYVAVLGHNGSGKSTLSKLLVALVKPNSGTLSIDDVVYSKETIKDIRKKIGIIFQNPDNQFIGASVEDDIAFGLENKCVPRSEIGKKIEEYATKVGMIDYLDREPEFLSGGQKQRVAIASVLALDPQIMIFDEVTSMLDPKGKDRILSIIREIQKTRTKTLISITHDMDEAILADYCLVFSEGKLIAKGSPLEILKNKKIIDIAKIDSPFIYKLSEKIKGIDPTYNEDELLEALWK from the coding sequence ATGGTTAAAGTAGATAATATAACATTTTCATACAATGAAAGTTCAAAACCCGCACTTAGTGAGGTTTCTTTTGAAATTGAACATGGTCAATATGTAGCTGTTTTAGGACATAATGGTTCTGGAAAAAGTACGCTTTCAAAATTGCTTGTTGCACTAGTAAAACCTAATTCAGGAACATTATCAATTGATGATGTTGTTTATTCAAAAGAAACGATAAAGGATATAAGAAAAAAAATAGGGATTATTTTTCAAAATCCTGATAACCAATTTATTGGTGCAAGTGTTGAGGATGATATTGCTTTCGGTCTTGAAAACAAATGTGTTCCAAGATCTGAAATAGGAAAAAAAATAGAAGAATATGCAACAAAAGTTGGAATGATTGATTATCTTGATAGAGAACCTGAATTCCTTAGTGGTGGTCAAAAACAACGTGTAGCTATTGCATCTGTTCTTGCTCTTGATCCACAAATTATGATTTTTGATGAAGTAACTTCTATGTTAGATCCAAAAGGAAAAGATAGAATTTTAAGTATTATAAGAGAAATTCAAAAAACAAGAACAAAGACTTTAATTTCAATTACTCACGACATGGATGAAGCGATTCTAGCTGATTATTGTTTAGTTTTTAGCGAAGGTAAACTAATAGCAAAAGGATCTCCGCTTGAAATATTGAAAAATAAAAAAATAATTGATATTGCAAAAATTGATTCACCATTCATTTACAAATTGAGTGAAAAAATAAAAGGAATTGATCCAACTTATAATGAAGATGAATTATTGGAGGCTTTATGAAAATAA
- a CDS encoding esterase — protein sequence MNLKIIKYKNWKIPLFVQDNKSDSTLIAIHGINSSSDFIVPISEYKNKFNIIGINLPGSKYFLELNKIKHEDVKMDLWIEITNYVINKVKTKHNFLIAHSMSGGVACKVGKINKLEHIFFLATIHPNLAESKVVKLFSSITVEPKGKIKTTLNKGIKKGLDFFQKREPWIAPFSDEKSVWANLIKENVLDQEKLLSLNDDYVSLVKKSTLIVGAFDKVINTEKFVEYAYQIEAPVYIIGTGHSPIWYNTRDFYLFFNKRIIGKKRFLFNGLISSLDSEYKSNVNDQSEEEGLLVNSITK from the coding sequence ATGAATTTAAAAATAATTAAGTATAAAAATTGAAAAATACCACTTTTTGTTCAAGATAACAAGTCTGATTCCACTCTAATTGCTATACACGGAATTAATTCTAGTTCTGATTTCATTGTTCCTATATCAGAATATAAAAACAAATTTAATATAATAGGAATTAATTTACCTGGTAGCAAGTATTTTTTAGAACTTAACAAAATAAAACATGAAGATGTAAAGATGGATCTTTGAATTGAAATTACAAACTATGTTATAAATAAAGTAAAAACAAAACACAATTTTCTAATTGCTCACTCAATGAGCGGGGGTGTTGCTTGTAAAGTTGGAAAAATTAATAAACTTGAACACATCTTTTTTTTAGCAACTATACATCCTAACTTAGCCGAATCAAAAGTGGTAAAACTTTTTAGTAGCATTACTGTTGAACCAAAAGGTAAAATCAAAACAACATTAAACAAAGGTATCAAAAAAGGTTTGGATTTTTTTCAAAAAAGAGAACCTTGAATTGCACCTTTTTCTGATGAAAAAAGTGTGTGAGCAAACTTAATTAAAGAAAATGTTCTCGATCAAGAAAAACTGCTTTCTTTGAACGATGATTATGTTTCACTTGTTAAAAAATCAACATTAATTGTGGGTGCTTTTGACAAGGTGATTAATACAGAAAAATTTGTTGAATATGCTTATCAAATTGAAGCGCCTGTTTATATAATTGGAACAGGACATAGCCCAATTTGATATAACACACGTGATTTCTATTTGTTTTTTAACAAAAGAATTATAGGGAAAAAACGTTTTTTATTCAACGGTTTAATTTCGTCTTTAGATTCTGAATACAAATCAAACGTTAATGACCAAAGTGAAGAAGAAGGACTTTTAGTAAATAGTATTACTAAATAA